Proteins co-encoded in one Pelodiscus sinensis isolate JC-2024 chromosome 9, ASM4963464v1, whole genome shotgun sequence genomic window:
- the LRRC52 gene encoding leucine-rich repeat-containing protein 52, giving the protein MRGRVMSPPHGPDPLWLVLLSAVGAMAQSPNCPAKCTCQYLGVNCTGQQLQEFPTAIPLDTRQLILATNNISYLPSVELNFLSDLVYLDCRENAISEDLDFAFISLNKLVYLDLSFNNLTRVTWSTFSQLSNLVVLKLSDNPNLAEIEKDSFSNNTGLRHLDVSRTGLTFLDTSTVKELPNLKSLGLSENPWNCNCSFLDFALWMKENGVRFPDPKNISCYSPAALRGWPLPEVESKLHYTCLLHLQETDYAFLGLIGFCIFSAGTVAAWLAGICVVLYEFHTTKGEDDEEEEYEEAIT; this is encoded by the exons ATGAGGGGCCGGGTCATGTCCCCTCCTCATGGCCCCGACCCCCTGTGGCTGGTGCTTCTTTCTGCAGTGGGAGCGATGGCCCAGAGCCCGAACTGCCCAGCAAAGTGCACCTGTCAGTACCTGGGCGTGAACTGCACGGGGCAGCAGCTGCAAGAGTTCCCCACAGCCATTCCTCTGGACACGAGGCAGCTGATTCTGGCGACCAACAACATCTCCTACCTGCCGTCGGTGGAGCTGAACTTCCTAAGTGACTTGGtctatctagactgcagggagaACGCCATTAGCGAAGACCTGGATTTCGCCTTCATCAGCCTCAACAAGCTCGTCTACCTGGACCTCAGCTTCAACAACCTCACCCGGGTCACCTGGAGCACTTTCTCCCAGCTGAGTAACCTGGTGGTGCTGAAGCTCTCGGACAACCCCAATCTGGCGGAGATCGAGAAGGACTCCTTTTCCAACAACACCGGGCTGAGGCACCTGGACGTGAGCCGGACCGGCTTGACGTTCCTGGATACTAGCACTGTCAAGGAGTTGCCCAATCTCAAGTCCCTGGGTCTCAGTGAAAACCCCTGGAACTGTAACTGCTCCTTCCTGGACTTCGCCCTCTGGATGAAAGAGAATGGTGTTCGCTTCCCAG ATCCGAAGAACATCTCCTGCTACAGTCCAGCCGCTCTTCGTGGTTGGCCACTGCCTGAGGTGGAGTCGAAGCTCCACTACACATGTCTCCTCCATTTACAGGAGACAGACTATGCCTTCCTGGGGCTGATTGGCTTCTGCATATTCTCTGCAGGCaccgtggcagcctggctggctggGATATGCGTAGTGCTCTATGAATTCCACACTACAAAGGGGGAGGATGACGAGGAAGAGGAATATGAAGAAGCAATCACCTAG